A single window of Lacerta agilis isolate rLacAgi1 chromosome 12, rLacAgi1.pri, whole genome shotgun sequence DNA harbors:
- the HTR5A gene encoding 5-hydroxytryptamine receptor 5A, which translates to MPPCLPKLSTAHPCTMDWCPNFTCFSVTTSAESNRTGSSSLLDHPGAHGPLSIFSVLVLTLLAMLVVATFLWNVLVLATILRVRTFHRVPHNLVASMAISDVMVAALVMPLSLVHELSGRRWRLGRILCQVWISCDVLCCTASIWNVTAIALDRYWSITRHLEYTLRTRRRISNIMIALTWVLSAIISLAPVIFGWGETYSEGNEECQVSQEPSYTIFSTFGAFYLPLCVVLFVYWKIYKAAKFRIGSRKSNSITPITPEALEVKEASQQPQMVFTARHATVTFQTVGDTWREQKEKRAALMVGILIGVFVLCWIPFFITELINPLCSCDIPPLWKSIFLWLGYSNSFFNPLIYTAFNKNYNNAFRNLFSRQQ; encoded by the exons ATGCCACCTTGCCTTCCAAAACTTTCTACTGCTCATCCTTGCACAATGGATTGGTGCCCCAACTTCACCTGCTTCTCAGTCACTACTTCAGCAGAATCCAACCGGACAGGCTCCAGCTCTCTCCTGGACCACCCTGGTGCCCATGGACCCTTGTCTATCTTTAGCGTCCTCGTCTTGACTCTGTTGGCCATGTTGGTGGTTGCCACTTTCCTCTGGAACGTGCTAGTCCTGGCAACCATATTGCGTGTCCGCACTTTCCACAGGGTTCCTCACAACCTGGTGGCCTCGATGGCCATCTCGGATGTGATGGTGGCCGCCTTGGTGATGCCTCTCAGCCTGGTCCATGAACTCTCCGGGCGGCGCTGGAGGCTGGGGCGGATCCTGTGCCAGGTGTGGATCTCCTGCGATGTGCTGTGCTGCACGGCCAGCATCTGGAACGTCACGGCCATTGCTCTGGACCGCTACTGGTCCATCACTCGCCACCTAGAGTACACTCTGAGGACCCGCCGGCGCATCTCCAACATTATGATTGCTCTGACGTGGGTCCTCTCGGCCATCATCTCCCTGGCTCCAGTGATCTTTGGCTGGGGGGAAACTTACTCGGAGGGCAACGAGGAATGCCAAGTCAGCCAGGAACCCTCTTACACCATCTTCTCTACCTTTGGGGCTTTTTACCTGCCCCTCTGCGTAGTGCTCTTTGTCTACTGGAAAATCTACAAGGCAGCCAAGTTTCGCATTGGATCCCGGAAGAGCAACTCCATCACTCCTATCACACCTGAAGCCCTGGAG GTGAAGGAAGCCTCTCAGCAGCCGCAGATGGTGTTCACCGCCCGGCACGCCACAGTCACCTTCCAGACGGTCGGAGACACGTGGAGGGAGCAGAAAGAGAAGAGAGCTGCCCTTATGGTGGGCATCCTCATTGGGGTGTTTGTGCTGTGCTGGATCCCCTTTTTCATCACAGAACTCATCAACCCCCTCTGTTCCTGTGACATACCCCCACTCTGGAAAAGCATTTTCCTATGGCTCGGCTATTCCAATTCTTTCTTCAACCCTCTGATCTACACGGCCTTCAACAAGAACTACAACAACGCTTTCCGGAACCTCTTCTCCAGGCAGCAGTAA